Proteins found in one Armatimonadota bacterium genomic segment:
- a CDS encoding iron ABC transporter permease produces the protein MAQVLVAPARPAVRVVPSLTAWGALAALAALALPWARVGRDLGVFVPQTLGLDLVGRDWRVAVAVAAGALAAVAGGAPLPLAARGRAALILAAVGLAATALAVGQRGAPMGPAAWAAILGYLALAGAALSAAGYLHADPFIAVGILWAWGFVAAFIVYPLVAVLQASVVVRGHLTLEVVRETVRSPIFLMVNNPATPVHEGRLAAGVGAAAGTAAALAAAGLRRGGRTALAWGLRAGVGVGALAALYLGFGAVRNSVLLAVVVSTISTGLGFLFALLAERSRLPLRRLFGPVSILPIITPPFVLGLAIIYLFGRRGFITHRVLGLSTAAFFGPLGVALAQILAYTPIAFLVLQGVVRALDISQEEAAETLGAPRWHVLRTVIWPLARPGLANAFLLVAIESLADFGNPIVVGGDKPYLATEVFFSLVGRYNPHEAAVFGATLLLMTFAIFFLQQRWIGRAGYVTVTGRPTAGYRRPLPAGLEYGGNALFLLWILLTAVLYGSVAVGSLTKLWGFDYTLTAAHYRGLSPTGWAVFRTSAVLAAIAAVPSTAVGFGIGYLVTRYAFVGRRALEVASMLSFATPGTVMGIGYILAFNQGPLLLTGTELIIILAFVFRNMPVALRAGVAAVLQIDRSLEEASTVLAAGAATTLRRVVVPLVWPALLAGAVFSFVRAMTAISQVIFLITPRTNLATTQILSYVNYGTVGLAAALSWVLVVFMAAVIVALYLATQRLGARHVGVVPTL, from the coding sequence ATGGCCCAGGTGCTGGTCGCTCCCGCCCGTCCGGCCGTCCGGGTCGTGCCGTCCCTGACGGCGTGGGGGGCGCTGGCGGCCCTGGCCGCCCTGGCCCTGCCGTGGGCGCGCGTGGGGCGCGACCTGGGGGTTTTCGTCCCGCAGACTCTCGGCCTGGACCTGGTGGGACGGGACTGGCGGGTGGCCGTGGCGGTGGCAGCCGGGGCGCTGGCCGCAGTCGCCGGCGGCGCCCCGCTGCCCCTGGCCGCCCGCGGGCGGGCGGCACTCATCCTGGCCGCGGTCGGGCTGGCCGCGACGGCCCTCGCGGTGGGGCAGCGGGGTGCGCCCATGGGGCCGGCGGCCTGGGCGGCGATCCTGGGCTACCTGGCCCTGGCCGGCGCCGCGCTGTCCGCGGCGGGATACCTCCACGCCGACCCGTTCATCGCCGTCGGGATCCTCTGGGCGTGGGGGTTCGTGGCGGCGTTCATCGTGTACCCGCTGGTGGCCGTGCTGCAGGCCAGCGTGGTGGTGCGCGGACATCTCACCCTGGAGGTGGTCCGGGAGACGGTCCGCTCGCCGATCTTCCTGATGGTCAACAACCCCGCCACCCCCGTCCACGAAGGACGCCTGGCGGCCGGGGTGGGCGCGGCGGCCGGCACCGCGGCCGCCCTGGCCGCCGCAGGGTTGCGCCGCGGCGGCCGGACCGCGCTGGCCTGGGGGCTGCGGGCGGGGGTGGGCGTGGGGGCGCTGGCGGCGCTGTACCTGGGGTTCGGGGCGGTGCGCAACAGCGTCCTGCTGGCGGTGGTGGTCAGCACCATCTCCACCGGGCTGGGCTTTCTGTTTGCCCTGCTGGCCGAGCGATCCCGGCTGCCGCTGCGCCGGCTGTTCGGACCTGTGTCCATCCTGCCGATCATCACGCCGCCGTTCGTCCTGGGGCTGGCCATCATCTACCTGTTCGGGCGGCGGGGGTTCATCACGCACCGGGTGCTGGGGCTGTCCACCGCGGCGTTCTTCGGCCCCCTGGGGGTGGCGCTGGCCCAGATCCTGGCCTACACCCCCATCGCCTTCCTGGTCCTGCAGGGGGTGGTGCGGGCGCTGGACATCTCGCAGGAGGAGGCCGCCGAGACCCTGGGCGCTCCCCGCTGGCACGTCCTGCGCACGGTGATCTGGCCGCTGGCGCGCCCGGGGCTGGCCAACGCCTTCCTGCTGGTGGCCATCGAGAGCCTGGCCGACTTCGGCAACCCCATCGTGGTGGGAGGCGACAAGCCCTACCTGGCCACCGAGGTGTTCTTCTCCCTGGTGGGCCGGTACAACCCCCACGAAGCGGCGGTGTTCGGCGCGACGCTGCTCCTGATGACGTTTGCCATCTTCTTCCTCCAGCAGCGGTGGATCGGGCGGGCTGGCTACGTCACCGTGACCGGGCGCCCCACCGCCGGATACCGGCGGCCCCTGCCGGCGGGTCTGGAGTACGGCGGCAACGCCCTGTTCCTCCTGTGGATCCTGCTGACCGCGGTGCTGTACGGCTCGGTGGCCGTGGGCAGCCTCACCAAGTTGTGGGGGTTTGACTATACCCTGACGGCCGCCCACTACCGGGGACTGTCGCCCACCGGGTGGGCGGTGTTCCGCACGTCCGCGGTGCTGGCGGCGATCGCCGCCGTCCCCTCCACGGCGGTCGGGTTCGGGATCGGCTATCTCGTGACCCGCTATGCGTTTGTGGGCCGGCGGGCCCTGGAGGTGGCGTCGATGCTGTCCTTCGCCACGCCCGGCACCGTGATGGGGATCGGCTACATCCTGGCCTTCAACCAGGGCCCTCTGCTGCTGACCGGCACCGAGCTCATCATTATCCTGGCGTTCGTATTCCGCAACATGCCGGTGGCGCTGCGGGCGGGGGTGGCGGCGGTCCTGCAGATCGACCGGTCCCTGGAAGAAGCCTCCACCGTCCTGGCGGCCGGCGCGGCGACCACCCTCCGACGGGTGGTGGTGCCGCTGGTGTGGCCGGCCCTGCTGGCGGGCGCGGTGTTCAGCTTCGTCCGGGCGATGACCGCCATCAGCCAGGTCATCTTCCTGATCACGCCGCGCACCAACCTGGCCACCACCCAGATTCTCTCCTACGTGAACTACGGCACCGTGGGCCTGGCCGCCGCCCTGTCGTGGGTGCTGGTGGTCTTCATGGCGGCCGTCATCGTGGCCCTGTACCTGGCGACCCAGCGGCTGGGCGCGCGCCACGTGGGGGTGGTGCCGACCCTGTGA
- the iolO gene encoding 5-keto-L-gluconate epimerase: MKISLVISVEETSFAAVAAQADWARAIERAAALGYDGVELAVRDPQAVDADALWERTRQAGLTVPALGTGQAYLADGLSLTARDPDIRRRAVERLRAHLDLAARWGALVIVGLVRGRIEDGRESADRRLEEALQRLLPDAERLGVRLAIEPINRYETDYLATVGEVLQLLDRVRSPRVGVLADTFHMNIEEVSIEDALRHGRDRLFHVHVADSNRRAPGWGHLDFRRILGVLEEIGYGGFLSAEILPLPDPEQAAAQAVRYLRALRATAPS, encoded by the coding sequence GTGAAGATCAGCCTGGTGATCTCCGTCGAGGAGACCTCGTTCGCCGCCGTGGCGGCGCAGGCGGACTGGGCCCGGGCCATCGAGCGGGCAGCCGCGCTGGGCTACGACGGGGTGGAGCTGGCAGTGCGCGACCCCCAGGCGGTGGATGCCGACGCGCTGTGGGAGCGCACGCGCCAGGCCGGCCTCACCGTCCCCGCCCTGGGCACCGGGCAGGCCTACCTGGCCGACGGGCTGAGCCTCACCGCCCGGGATCCCGACATCCGCCGGCGGGCCGTGGAGCGCCTGCGGGCGCACCTTGACCTGGCGGCCCGGTGGGGGGCTCTGGTGATCGTGGGCCTGGTGCGCGGGCGGATCGAGGATGGGCGGGAGAGCGCCGACCGCCGCCTGGAGGAGGCGCTACAGCGCCTGCTGCCCGACGCCGAGCGGCTGGGGGTGCGACTGGCCATCGAGCCCATCAACCGGTACGAGACCGACTACCTGGCCACGGTGGGCGAGGTCCTGCAGCTCCTGGACCGGGTCAGGTCGCCCCGGGTGGGGGTGCTGGCCGACACCTTCCACATGAACATCGAGGAGGTCTCCATCGAGGATGCCCTGCGCCACGGCCGGGACCGGCTGTTCCACGTCCACGTGGCCGACAGCAACCGGCGGGCGCCGGGGTGGGGGCACCTGGACTTCCGGAGGATCCTGGGCGTGCTGGAGGAGATCGGGTACGGCGGGTTTCTGTCGGCGGAGATCCTGCCCCTGCCCGATCCGGAGCAGGCGGCGGCGCAGGCGGTGCGCTACCTGCGGGCCCTGCGCGCGACCGCACCATCCTGA
- a CDS encoding ABC transporter substrate-binding protein: protein MRRIVVAVLAVLLASLAGHAAPAGKVTVLCSPNVEWCDLIRAEFPKATGIALEFVRLSSGEALARLRAERANPVFDVWFGGTGDPHIVANEEGLTEFYRPRAWADLRPELREAVAGKYIPLYAGILGWAINPSLLREKNIPEPRRWEDLADPRLRGLVAYPNPNTSGTGYTMLATVVQLFGEEKAFDLLKRIHRNVAQYTRGGADPGVLTGRGEVAVGVTFVHDAVLQVLRGFPITYGAARDGTGYEIGGLSLVKGAPNRSHGITFIEWALTPAAQALAAQAGSYQIPSNSKTPVPSVAPRFEAFNVIKYDFLKYGKASVRDGLVNRWTKEVFPLPK from the coding sequence ATGAGACGGATCGTGGTGGCGGTTCTGGCCGTGCTGCTGGCGTCGCTGGCCGGGCACGCGGCGCCGGCGGGGAAGGTGACGGTGCTGTGCAGTCCCAACGTGGAGTGGTGCGACCTGATCCGGGCCGAATTTCCCAAGGCCACGGGCATCGCGCTGGAGTTCGTGCGCCTCAGTTCCGGCGAGGCCCTGGCCCGGCTGCGGGCCGAGCGGGCCAACCCGGTGTTCGACGTGTGGTTCGGCGGCACCGGCGACCCGCACATCGTGGCCAACGAGGAGGGGCTGACCGAATTCTACCGGCCCCGGGCGTGGGCGGACCTGCGGCCCGAGCTGCGGGAGGCGGTGGCCGGCAAGTACATCCCGCTGTACGCCGGCATTCTGGGATGGGCCATCAATCCCTCGCTGCTGCGGGAGAAGAACATCCCCGAGCCCCGGCGGTGGGAGGACCTGGCCGACCCGCGGCTGCGGGGGCTGGTGGCGTATCCCAACCCCAACACCTCCGGGACCGGGTACACCATGCTGGCCACGGTGGTCCAGCTGTTCGGGGAGGAGAAGGCCTTTGATCTCCTCAAGCGGATCCACCGCAACGTGGCCCAGTACACCCGGGGAGGTGCCGATCCCGGCGTGCTGACCGGGCGCGGGGAGGTGGCGGTGGGCGTCACGTTCGTCCACGACGCGGTCCTGCAGGTGCTGCGGGGGTTCCCCATCACCTACGGGGCAGCCCGGGACGGCACCGGCTACGAGATCGGAGGGCTGAGCCTGGTCAAGGGTGCGCCCAACCGCAGTCACGGCATCACCTTCATCGAGTGGGCCCTCACCCCCGCCGCCCAGGCTCTGGCGGCGCAGGCGGGCTCCTACCAGATCCCGTCCAACTCCAAGACGCCGGTTCCGTCGGTGGCGCCGCGGTTTGAGGCGTTCAACGTGATCAAGTACGACTTCCTGAAGTACGGGAAGGCGTCGGTGCGGGACGGGCTGGTCAACCGGTGGACGAAGGAGGTCTTCCCCCTGCCCAAGTAG
- a CDS encoding ABC transporter ATP-binding protein, with translation MTATDQAVRVRLDGVTKTFGPVVAVDRVTLDIPPGRLVTLLGPSGCGKTTTLRIIAGLEKPTAGRVYIGEEDVTPLPAASRGVTLVFQAYALFPHLTVFENVAYGLRVRRLPESEIRRRVAEAMALVGLPGLEDRYPAQLSGGQQQRVAVARALVMQPRVLLFDEPLSNLDAKLRKRVRAEIRDLQRRLGITTIYVTHDQAEALALSDVVVVMNQGKVEQVGTPEELYRRPASRFVADFIGEANLLPGHYHDGQVTLGPYRFAFRQEGAPSGAVTVMVRPEAVAIATDGEGLPGRVRAGFFMGMTLEYLVETLLGEVTAVEPLSERGLLPPGTSVVLRMRPAGVYLLPGEDRP, from the coding sequence GTGACAGCCACAGACCAGGCCGTCCGCGTCCGCCTGGACGGGGTGACCAAGACATTCGGCCCGGTGGTGGCGGTGGACCGGGTGACCCTGGACATCCCGCCGGGGCGTCTGGTCACGCTCCTGGGCCCGTCGGGGTGCGGGAAGACCACCACCCTGCGGATCATCGCGGGGCTGGAGAAGCCCACCGCGGGGCGCGTGTACATCGGCGAGGAGGACGTCACCCCGCTGCCGGCGGCCAGCCGGGGAGTGACCCTGGTCTTCCAGGCCTACGCCCTGTTCCCGCACCTCACGGTCTTCGAGAACGTCGCCTACGGCCTGCGGGTACGGCGCCTGCCCGAGTCCGAGATCCGCCGGCGGGTGGCGGAGGCGATGGCCCTGGTGGGACTGCCAGGGCTGGAAGACCGCTACCCGGCCCAGCTGTCCGGCGGCCAGCAGCAGCGGGTGGCGGTGGCCCGGGCCCTGGTGATGCAGCCCCGCGTGCTGCTGTTCGACGAGCCGCTGTCTAACCTGGACGCCAAGCTGCGCAAGCGGGTGCGGGCGGAGATCCGCGACCTGCAGCGGCGGCTGGGCATCACCACCATCTATGTCACCCACGACCAGGCCGAGGCCCTGGCCCTGTCGGACGTGGTGGTGGTGATGAACCAGGGAAAGGTGGAGCAGGTGGGCACGCCCGAGGAGCTGTACCGGCGGCCGGCCAGCCGCTTTGTGGCCGACTTCATCGGAGAGGCCAACCTCCTGCCCGGCCACTACCACGACGGCCAGGTGACCCTGGGGCCGTACCGCTTCGCCTTCCGGCAGGAGGGCGCACCGTCCGGGGCGGTCACAGTGATGGTCCGCCCGGAAGCGGTCGCCATCGCCACCGACGGGGAGGGCCTGCCCGGCCGGGTGCGGGCGGGGTTCTTCATGGGCATGACGCTGGAGTACCTGGTCGAGACCCTCCTGGGCGAGGTGACGGCGGTCGAGCCGCTGTCCGAGCGGGGCCTGCTGCCGCCGGGGACGTCGGTGGTCCTGCGGATGAGGCCGGCGGGTGTGTACCTGCTGCCGGGGGAGGATAGACCGTGA